A genomic stretch from Capsicum annuum cultivar UCD-10X-F1 unplaced genomic scaffold, UCD10Xv1.1 ctg58172, whole genome shotgun sequence includes:
- the LOC124893368 gene encoding receptor-like protein 43, which translates to MEKAFTTFLLTLLWLHYVMVNSDMTQTNITTDQLALLYLKSQIISDPFHFFNESWPPATSVCHWVGVTCGSRHQRVKSLHLSNMALTDRIPRELGNLTFLVSLDMESNNFHGNLPQEMTHLHRLKFLNLSFNRFSGEVPSWFGLLHQLQVLNLGNNSFTGSIPSSFSNISKLETLNLKLNSIEGQIPKVIGSLINHRVLNVGYFGDIL; encoded by the coding sequence ATGGAGAAAGCTTTCACCACTTTTCTCTTAACACTCTTGTGGCTTCACTATGTTATGGTTAATTcagacatgacccaaaccaacatTACGACCGATCAATTAGCTCTTCTCTATTTAAAATCTCAAATCATTTCCGACCCCTTTCACTTCTTCAATGAAAGTTGGCCTCCCGCTACTTCTGTTTGCCATTGGGTAGGAGTCACTTGTGGTTCTCGTCACCAAAGAGTGAAGTCCTTACACCTTTCCAACATGGCTCTTACCGACAGAATTCCACGTGAACTTGGAAACCTCacatttcttgtttctcttgacaTGGAAAGCAACAATTTCCATGGAAATTTGCCTCAAGAAATGACACACTTGCATCGGCTTAAGTTTCTTAATTTAAGTTTCAACAGGTTCAGCGGGGAGGTTCCCTCTTGGTTTGGTCTTTTACACCAACTTCAAGTACTAAATCTTGGAAATAATAGTTTCACTGGTTCCATTCCTTCTTCATTTTCTAATATTTCCAAACTTGAGACTTTGAATCTGAAACTCAATTCCATAGAGGGTCAAATCCCAAAAGTGATTGGAAGTCTTATAAACCATAGAGTATTAAACGTTGGATACTTTGGAGATATCTTATAA